From Camelus dromedarius isolate mCamDro1 chromosome X, mCamDro1.pat, whole genome shotgun sequence, one genomic window encodes:
- the ITM2A gene encoding integral membrane protein 2A isoform X1 yields MVKIAFNTPTAVQKEEAQQDVEALVSRTVRAKILTGKGTCGWLGINERHTTQSAPGASTASTGAERNRRELRVATKEKEGSSGRCMLTLLGLSFILAGLIVGGACIYKYFMPKSTIYRGEMCFFDSEDPANSLQGEEPYFLPVTEEADIREDDNIAIIDVPVPSFSDSDPAAIIHDFEKGMTAYLDLLLGNCYLMPLNTSIVMTPKNLVELFGKLASGKYLPHTYVVREDLVAVEEIRDVSNLGIFIYQLCNNRKSFRLRRRDLLLGFNKRAIDKCWKIRHFPNEFIVETKICQE; encoded by the exons ATGGTGAAAATCGCCTTCAATACACCCACGGCGGTGCAAAAAGAGGAGGCTCAGCAAGACGTGGAGGCCCTCGTAAGCCGTACAGTCCGAGCTAAGATCTTGACCGGCAAG GGAACATGTGGGTGGCTGGGGATCAACGAGAGGCACACCACCCAGTCAGCTCCGGGGGCGTCCACAGCCTCCACAGGGGCGGAGAGGAATCGCAGG gAACTTCGAGTTGCCACCAAGGAAAAAGAGGGCTCTTCTGGGAGATGCATGCTTACTCTCTTAGGCCTTTCATTCATCTTGGCAGGACTTATTGTTGGTGGAGCCTGCATTTACAAGTACTTCATGCCCAag agTACCATCTACCGTGGAGAGATGTGCTTCTTTGATTCTGAGGACCCTGCAAATTCCCTTCAAGGAGAAGAGCCCTACTTCCTACCTGTGACAGAAGAGGCTGACATTCGTGAGGATGACAACATCGCAATCATTGATGTTCCTGTCCCCAGTTTCTCTGATAGTGACCCTGCAGCAATTATACATGACTTCGAAAAG GGCATGACTGCTTACCTAGACTTGCTGCTGGGGAACTGCTATCTGATGCCCCTCAATACCTCCATTGTTATGACTCCAAAGAATCTGGTGGAGCTCTTTGGCAAATTGGCA agtggCAAATACCTGCCTCACACTTACGTGGTTCGTGAAGACCTGGTTGCTGTGGAAGAGATTCGTGATGTTAGTAACCTTGGCATCTTTATTTACCAACTTTGCAACAACCGCAAGTCCTTCCGCCTTCGTAGAAGAGACCTCTTGCTGG GTTTCAACAAACGTGCCATTGATAAGTGTTGGAAGATTAGACACTTCCCCAACGAATTCATTGTTGAGACCAAGATCTGTCAAGAGtga
- the ITM2A gene encoding integral membrane protein 2A isoform X3 has translation MVKIAFNTPTAVQKEEAQQDVEALVSRTVRAKILTGKELRVATKEKEGSSGRCMLTLLGLSFILAGLIVGGACIYKYFMPKSTIYRGEMCFFDSEDPANSLQGEEPYFLPVTEEADIREDDNIAIIDVPVPSFSDSDPAAIIHDFEKGMTAYLDLLLGNCYLMPLNTSIVMTPKNLVELFGKLASGKYLPHTYVVREDLVAVEEIRDVSNLGIFIYQLCNNRKSFRLRRRDLLLGFNKRAIDKCWKIRHFPNEFIVETKICQE, from the exons ATGGTGAAAATCGCCTTCAATACACCCACGGCGGTGCAAAAAGAGGAGGCTCAGCAAGACGTGGAGGCCCTCGTAAGCCGTACAGTCCGAGCTAAGATCTTGACCGGCAAG gAACTTCGAGTTGCCACCAAGGAAAAAGAGGGCTCTTCTGGGAGATGCATGCTTACTCTCTTAGGCCTTTCATTCATCTTGGCAGGACTTATTGTTGGTGGAGCCTGCATTTACAAGTACTTCATGCCCAag agTACCATCTACCGTGGAGAGATGTGCTTCTTTGATTCTGAGGACCCTGCAAATTCCCTTCAAGGAGAAGAGCCCTACTTCCTACCTGTGACAGAAGAGGCTGACATTCGTGAGGATGACAACATCGCAATCATTGATGTTCCTGTCCCCAGTTTCTCTGATAGTGACCCTGCAGCAATTATACATGACTTCGAAAAG GGCATGACTGCTTACCTAGACTTGCTGCTGGGGAACTGCTATCTGATGCCCCTCAATACCTCCATTGTTATGACTCCAAAGAATCTGGTGGAGCTCTTTGGCAAATTGGCA agtggCAAATACCTGCCTCACACTTACGTGGTTCGTGAAGACCTGGTTGCTGTGGAAGAGATTCGTGATGTTAGTAACCTTGGCATCTTTATTTACCAACTTTGCAACAACCGCAAGTCCTTCCGCCTTCGTAGAAGAGACCTCTTGCTGG GTTTCAACAAACGTGCCATTGATAAGTGTTGGAAGATTAGACACTTCCCCAACGAATTCATTGTTGAGACCAAGATCTGTCAAGAGtga
- the ITM2A gene encoding integral membrane protein 2A isoform X2, which yields MVKIAFNTPTAVQKEEAQQDVEALVSRTVRAKILTGKVELRVATKEKEGSSGRCMLTLLGLSFILAGLIVGGACIYKYFMPKSTIYRGEMCFFDSEDPANSLQGEEPYFLPVTEEADIREDDNIAIIDVPVPSFSDSDPAAIIHDFEKGMTAYLDLLLGNCYLMPLNTSIVMTPKNLVELFGKLASGKYLPHTYVVREDLVAVEEIRDVSNLGIFIYQLCNNRKSFRLRRRDLLLGFNKRAIDKCWKIRHFPNEFIVETKICQE from the exons ATGGTGAAAATCGCCTTCAATACACCCACGGCGGTGCAAAAAGAGGAGGCTCAGCAAGACGTGGAGGCCCTCGTAAGCCGTACAGTCCGAGCTAAGATCTTGACCGGCAAGGTA gAACTTCGAGTTGCCACCAAGGAAAAAGAGGGCTCTTCTGGGAGATGCATGCTTACTCTCTTAGGCCTTTCATTCATCTTGGCAGGACTTATTGTTGGTGGAGCCTGCATTTACAAGTACTTCATGCCCAag agTACCATCTACCGTGGAGAGATGTGCTTCTTTGATTCTGAGGACCCTGCAAATTCCCTTCAAGGAGAAGAGCCCTACTTCCTACCTGTGACAGAAGAGGCTGACATTCGTGAGGATGACAACATCGCAATCATTGATGTTCCTGTCCCCAGTTTCTCTGATAGTGACCCTGCAGCAATTATACATGACTTCGAAAAG GGCATGACTGCTTACCTAGACTTGCTGCTGGGGAACTGCTATCTGATGCCCCTCAATACCTCCATTGTTATGACTCCAAAGAATCTGGTGGAGCTCTTTGGCAAATTGGCA agtggCAAATACCTGCCTCACACTTACGTGGTTCGTGAAGACCTGGTTGCTGTGGAAGAGATTCGTGATGTTAGTAACCTTGGCATCTTTATTTACCAACTTTGCAACAACCGCAAGTCCTTCCGCCTTCGTAGAAGAGACCTCTTGCTGG GTTTCAACAAACGTGCCATTGATAAGTGTTGGAAGATTAGACACTTCCCCAACGAATTCATTGTTGAGACCAAGATCTGTCAAGAGtga